One genomic region from Leptolyngbyaceae cyanobacterium JSC-12 encodes:
- a CDS encoding amino acid adenylation enzyme/thioester reductase family protein (IMG reference gene:2510093729~PFAM: Phosphopantetheine attachment site; Thioesterase domain; AMP-binding enzyme~TIGRFAM: amino acid adenylation domain): MGLELTSERVESSLTSSVQPRIDHVQRLPQKMAYSLTTDAELAALQLPGDFLNAFSDDCEPEHYAFSLPGDLSDLSQRSLLFAAFSVLLYRYTQQTAIDLELTLADAKLGSGYTLPLQTVANENLTSQAFIREITDSLISVQKNLSDLQASLTTSLSRHEPKSAIALSFIDNISYLESEKPWLTTLWQVLFGQFNRFNLHLIILPQKQATQGVLRYNANLFKPGIIQRLVEHLQILMEGMLRNPDCQIARLPLLTQAEERQLLVEWSSGSTDYPQIPVHQYIEAHALRQPDAIALKFNGQQLTYAELNQRANQLAHYLMQMGIGANDRVAVCVEPSLDISIALLAVFKAGGTYVPLDPTHPTERLTAILEDTQPKILLTQSHLLSTLPAISAYQFCFEQDWQYIQYLPTYNPHTAICLDQTAYVVYTSGTTGKPKGVMATYGNLVNYILVARDQFSFDHHDVMPAIARFTFSITMFELLSPLVAGGTLVILEREHVLDFKRMVQTLQQVTVAHLSPSLLRKLIAYIKDTGVDIQTFRGLKHISSGGDMVSADLLESMKQVFPSAEIYVIYGCSEISCMGCFYPVPPDCTVTRSRVGKPFKNVSVRLYDPQQNLVPVGVVGEIYFGGAGVTQGYLNRAELTQEKFVVINGQRFYRTGDLGRFDTDGNLEILGRSDFQIKLRGIRIEPGEIEVALRQAPGVRDGVVMARELGTSEKSLVAYVVLDPAQKPAIEEIRRFLQTKLPDYMVPVGFVVLEAMPVNMNQKIDRRALPLPTPENLAGFKPFVAPRDEYEQRLAEIWEFVLGIRPIGVQDNFFDIGGDSLQAVILMDRIEKVFGKALPLSTLLTESTIEQLAAVLKQAKESDIHKSVVLLRKGGSKPPIFFIHDGEGETLLYRNLAFCLKADHPVYGLQPYSRDSFPILHTRIGEMASYYTDQIRQVQPEGPYFLGGLCIGGFLAFEIARRLQNLGHTVAMVALIDTADVQATVRTGLVTSQRFNSFSKSLSQSQQLSHHQRIFHLLKTVGKKARNLIAYEVQSRAAKSQAQIKMQLLRYYLDRGLPLPSFLQNISVRVALKFAEKEYVPEAPFQGEVLLFRATQKSSVFDGTEIDDTPYTEIYSDPLLGWEKRVTDGVRVYDVPGGHSSMLQDPNVQVMAEEMQLYIDTAIATYEHKYPLH, encoded by the coding sequence ATGGGTCTTGAATTAACGTCAGAGCGAGTTGAATCATCTCTTACTTCATCTGTCCAACCAAGGATAGATCATGTCCAGCGACTTCCGCAGAAGATGGCTTACAGTCTTACCACAGATGCAGAGCTAGCTGCCTTACAGTTGCCAGGCGACTTTCTCAATGCATTTTCTGATGATTGTGAGCCTGAGCATTATGCATTCTCTTTGCCAGGTGATCTAAGTGACTTGAGTCAGCGATCGCTCCTCTTCGCTGCATTTAGTGTTTTGCTGTATCGCTACACTCAGCAAACTGCTATCGACTTAGAGTTAACCCTGGCAGATGCTAAACTCGGTTCTGGATATACACTCCCCTTACAGACTGTAGCAAACGAAAATTTAACCTCTCAAGCATTTATTCGAGAGATCACTGATTCCCTCATATCTGTTCAAAAGAACCTCAGTGATCTCCAGGCTTCTCTGACAACTAGTTTATCCAGGCACGAACCAAAATCAGCGATCGCTTTAAGCTTCATCGATAACATTTCCTATCTCGAAAGCGAAAAGCCCTGGCTTACAACACTATGGCAGGTATTGTTTGGGCAGTTTAATCGTTTTAATTTGCACCTCATCATTCTTCCGCAAAAGCAAGCGACTCAGGGAGTTCTGAGATATAATGCCAACCTTTTTAAACCAGGTATCATTCAACGATTGGTTGAACATTTGCAGATTTTGATGGAAGGGATGCTGCGCAACCCAGACTGCCAGATTGCTAGGTTGCCTCTCCTAACCCAGGCTGAAGAGCGGCAATTACTGGTCGAGTGGAGCAGTGGCTCGACAGATTATCCCCAAATTCCAGTCCATCAATACATTGAAGCTCATGCACTCCGGCAACCTGATGCGATCGCGCTGAAGTTCAATGGACAGCAACTTACCTATGCAGAACTGAACCAACGTGCCAATCAACTTGCACACTACTTAATGCAAATGGGGATTGGAGCGAATGACCGAGTTGCAGTCTGTGTGGAACCGTCGTTGGATATATCTATTGCTTTACTTGCGGTCTTTAAGGCGGGTGGTACTTATGTTCCGCTAGACCCAACCCATCCGACGGAGCGCTTGACAGCGATTTTGGAAGATACTCAACCCAAAATTTTGTTGACTCAGTCTCATCTTTTATCAACCTTACCCGCTATTTCAGCCTATCAGTTCTGCTTCGAGCAAGATTGGCAATACATTCAATACCTACCAACTTATAACCCTCACACTGCCATTTGTTTGGATCAAACGGCTTATGTGGTTTACACCTCTGGCACAACTGGTAAACCCAAAGGGGTGATGGCCACCTATGGCAATTTGGTGAACTACATTCTGGTGGCACGGGATCAATTTAGTTTCGACCACCACGATGTGATGCCTGCGATCGCTCGCTTCACTTTCAGCATTACCATGTTTGAATTGCTGTCTCCCTTGGTTGCCGGTGGAACGCTGGTAATTCTAGAACGGGAACATGTTTTGGATTTCAAGCGCATGGTACAAACCTTGCAACAAGTCACAGTTGCGCATTTGTCTCCCAGTTTGCTACGAAAACTCATTGCTTATATTAAAGACACAGGTGTAGACATTCAAACCTTCCGAGGACTCAAACATATTTCGTCTGGCGGAGATATGGTTTCTGCCGATTTGTTGGAGTCAATGAAACAGGTATTTCCGTCCGCTGAAATTTATGTTATCTATGGTTGCAGCGAAATTAGTTGCATGGGGTGTTTTTATCCCGTGCCACCTGACTGTACAGTGACCAGAAGCCGGGTAGGCAAACCGTTCAAAAATGTATCAGTGCGGTTATACGATCCCCAACAAAACCTGGTGCCCGTTGGCGTTGTTGGCGAAATTTACTTTGGCGGTGCAGGTGTTACACAGGGATATCTCAATCGGGCAGAACTCACTCAAGAAAAATTTGTTGTCATCAATGGACAGCGCTTCTACCGCACAGGTGATCTGGGGCGTTTTGATACAGATGGCAACTTAGAAATTCTAGGTCGCTCAGATTTCCAAATTAAGCTGCGGGGCATTCGGATTGAGCCAGGAGAAATTGAGGTGGCGTTGCGCCAGGCTCCGGGTGTGCGAGATGGTGTGGTCATGGCGCGTGAACTGGGAACGAGCGAAAAGAGTCTGGTTGCTTACGTGGTGCTTGATCCTGCCCAAAAGCCTGCGATCGAGGAGATTCGACGCTTTCTTCAAACAAAATTGCCAGACTATATGGTGCCTGTGGGCTTTGTTGTCCTGGAAGCAATGCCCGTCAACATGAATCAAAAGATTGATCGTCGTGCACTGCCTCTGCCTACTCCCGAAAACCTGGCAGGGTTTAAGCCGTTTGTTGCGCCCCGTGATGAATACGAACAGCGACTTGCTGAGATTTGGGAATTTGTCCTTGGGATTCGCCCCATCGGAGTACAAGATAACTTTTTCGATATTGGAGGAGATTCGCTGCAAGCAGTCATCTTGATGGATCGAATTGAAAAAGTGTTCGGAAAAGCGCTGCCGTTGAGTACTCTGCTGACAGAATCAACCATTGAGCAGTTGGCGGCCGTTCTTAAGCAAGCGAAAGAATCTGACATTCATAAGTCAGTTGTATTACTGCGCAAAGGTGGCTCCAAGCCTCCAATTTTCTTTATTCATGATGGTGAGGGTGAAACACTGCTGTATCGCAACCTGGCATTTTGCCTGAAGGCTGATCACCCAGTGTATGGTTTACAACCTTACAGCCGAGATAGCTTTCCCATCTTGCATACTCGCATCGGGGAAATGGCAAGCTATTATACGGATCAGATCCGCCAAGTTCAACCTGAAGGTCCTTACTTTCTGGGGGGATTATGTATTGGAGGATTTTTGGCATTTGAAATTGCTCGTAGGCTGCAAAACCTTGGTCACACGGTTGCAATGGTTGCCTTGATTGATACAGCAGACGTACAAGCAACTGTGCGGACCGGACTAGTTACCAGCCAACGATTCAATAGTTTCTCAAAATCTTTGAGTCAAAGTCAGCAACTCAGCCACCACCAGCGCATTTTCCATCTACTAAAAACGGTTGGAAAAAAAGCTCGTAATTTGATTGCTTATGAAGTTCAATCTAGAGCTGCCAAATCTCAAGCTCAAATCAAAATGCAACTTCTCCGATATTACCTAGATCGTGGACTACCACTGCCATCATTTCTGCAAAACATTTCAGTTCGAGTGGCTCTCAAGTTTGCTGAAAAAGAGTATGTACCGGAGGCTCCTTTCCAGGGAGAGGTGTTATTGTTCCGGGCAACTCAGAAAAGCAGTGTGTTTGATGGCACTGAGATTGACGATACACCTTACACCGAGATTTACAGCGACCCACTCCTGGGGTGGGAAAAACGGGTAACCGATGGAGTGAGAGTCTACGATGTGCCAGGTGGGCATTCTAGTATGCTTCAAGATCCCAATGTCCAGGTGATGGCTGAAGAAATGCAACTGTATATTGATACCGCGATCGCAACTTATGAACACAAATATCCTTTGCACTGA
- a CDS encoding putative glycosyltransferase (IMG reference gene:2510093730~PFAM: Glycosyl transferase family 2), producing MNTNILCTDQCSLLIVIINYRTPQLTIECLRALASEVPSVPGTQVAIVDNNSGDGSVEAIGAAITTESWESWATLLPSNYNGGYAYGNNFAIRPALQSPNPPAYFWLLNSDTQVRPGAIKALVEFMEQHPTVGIVGSSLENPDGTSWSTAFRFPSVLSELEAGLRLGFISKLLSNWVVAQKMGDKPQPVDWLPGASMMIRREVFESIGLMDEDYFLYYEETDFCLQAKRAGWSCWYVPDSRVMHIAGQSTGVTARDGTPRRLPQYVFDSRRRYFVKNHGLVYAALTDFVWTLGFTVWQLRRMVQRKPDTDPPYLLLDTLRNSVFLKGNKFVKYEPARN from the coding sequence ATGAACACAAATATCCTTTGCACTGATCAGTGCTCACTCTTGATTGTCATCATCAATTACCGCACCCCTCAACTAACGATTGAATGTTTGCGTGCGCTTGCTAGCGAAGTTCCCTCTGTTCCAGGTACGCAGGTTGCGATCGTTGATAACAATTCGGGTGATGGTTCTGTTGAAGCCATTGGCGCGGCAATTACAACTGAAAGCTGGGAAAGTTGGGCAACTTTACTGCCATCAAACTACAACGGTGGCTATGCTTACGGTAATAATTTTGCCATTCGTCCAGCCCTTCAAAGTCCTAATCCACCTGCGTACTTTTGGCTGCTAAACTCAGACACCCAAGTTCGCCCCGGCGCAATCAAAGCGCTTGTTGAGTTCATGGAGCAGCATCCGACCGTGGGGATTGTGGGTAGTAGCTTAGAGAATCCAGACGGAACTTCCTGGTCTACTGCTTTTCGCTTTCCATCTGTATTGAGCGAATTAGAAGCAGGTCTGCGATTGGGGTTCATTTCCAAACTGTTATCAAATTGGGTGGTTGCTCAAAAAATGGGCGATAAACCTCAACCAGTAGATTGGTTGCCCGGAGCCAGCATGATGATCCGGCGAGAAGTATTTGAGTCAATTGGCTTAATGGATGAAGACTATTTCTTGTATTATGAAGAGACTGATTTTTGCCTCCAGGCGAAGCGGGCAGGTTGGTCGTGCTGGTATGTGCCAGATAGTCGCGTGATGCACATCGCTGGGCAGAGCACTGGAGTTACTGCTAGAGATGGTACGCCAAGGCGATTACCCCAATATGTGTTTGATTCACGCCGTCGATATTTTGTGAAGAATCATGGCTTAGTGTATGCCGCTTTAACTGATTTTGTCTGGACGTTGGGCTTTACTGTCTGGCAACTACGACGAATGGTTCAGCGCAAACCTGACACTGATCCTCCCTATCTGTTACTGGATACGTTGCGGAATAGTGTGTTCTTAAAAGGTAACAAATTTGTGAAATACGAGCCTGCCAGGAACTGA
- a CDS encoding glucose/sorbosone dehydrogenase (IMG reference gene:2510093731~PFAM: Glucose / Sorbosone dehydrogenase) translates to MNVTISCGMRKAKSILPLICASGIAVSAIAACSFTQTSPNASNAQTTHSPTPETTTPTSTPGKISAVSFRKTTVLSGLEHPWSMAWLPDGAMLITERPGRLRIVRDRTLDPVPVAGVPTVLAFNQGGLMDVSLHPRFAENQFVYLTYSHGTRTANRTRVARGTFDGKALKNVQVIFEVSQVKPDGQHFGSRMLWLPDGTMLVAIGDGGNPPVELDGDLIRKQAQNLRSHLGKIVRLNDDGSVPRDNPFVTRSDADPVIWSYGHRNIQGLAFDPISNQVWSTEHGARGGDELNLVQAGKNYGWPLVTHSKEYFGPEISQERSRPGMVDPKIVWTPAKAPSGLAFYTGDRFSQWKGNLFAGGLVSRSISRISLDSSSKVISQEAINIGQRVRDVRQGPDGLLYILTDESNGQLIRLEPS, encoded by the coding sequence ATGAATGTGACTATTTCCTGCGGGATGAGAAAAGCTAAAAGCATACTGCCATTAATCTGTGCGAGTGGAATTGCCGTTAGTGCGATCGCAGCTTGCTCTTTTACTCAAACCTCTCCCAATGCATCTAACGCACAAACAACCCATTCACCAACCCCAGAAACAACTACCCCAACATCAACTCCAGGCAAAATTTCAGCAGTCAGCTTTCGTAAAACAACCGTGCTCAGCGGATTGGAGCATCCCTGGAGTATGGCATGGTTGCCGGATGGTGCCATGCTGATTACAGAGCGTCCGGGGCGCTTGCGAATTGTTCGAGATAGAACACTTGATCCAGTCCCAGTTGCAGGCGTGCCAACTGTGCTTGCCTTTAATCAAGGAGGCTTGATGGATGTTTCACTTCATCCACGCTTTGCAGAAAATCAGTTTGTTTATCTCACCTACTCTCACGGGACAAGAACTGCAAATCGAACTCGAGTGGCTCGTGGCACTTTTGATGGTAAGGCTTTAAAGAATGTGCAAGTGATTTTTGAAGTATCTCAAGTAAAACCTGATGGGCAACACTTTGGTTCCCGTATGCTTTGGCTTCCTGATGGCACCATGCTAGTAGCAATTGGAGATGGGGGCAATCCGCCTGTGGAACTCGATGGTGATTTAATTCGGAAGCAAGCACAAAATCTTCGCAGTCATTTGGGTAAAATTGTGCGTCTTAATGACGATGGCTCAGTACCCCGTGATAATCCTTTTGTCACGAGATCTGACGCCGATCCTGTTATTTGGAGCTATGGACATCGCAATATTCAAGGATTAGCATTTGACCCAATTTCCAATCAAGTATGGTCAACAGAGCATGGTGCACGAGGTGGCGACGAACTAAACCTAGTGCAGGCTGGCAAAAATTATGGGTGGCCCCTTGTCACACACAGCAAAGAATACTTCGGTCCGGAAATTTCACAAGAGCGATCGCGTCCAGGAATGGTTGATCCCAAAATTGTGTGGACACCAGCGAAAGCACCCTCTGGCTTAGCATTTTATACGGGCGATCGCTTTTCCCAATGGAAAGGCAACCTGTTTGCAGGCGGGTTAGTTTCTCGCAGTATTAGCCGCATCAGCCTAGACTCTAGCAGTAAAGTAATAAGTCAGGAAGCCATCAACATCGGTCAACGAGTGCGAGATGTTCGCCAGGGACCTGATGGTTTGTTGTACATCCTAACTGATGAATCCAACGGGCAATTAATTCGACTTGAACCCAGCTAA
- a CDS encoding hypothetical protein (IMG reference gene:2510093733): MQKPHRYTYSASTVQTPLQKDAKSGSEAFLASLTILLPMIFVLIVIGYKQYRARVLRSQVANLEKLWKLSSSKEIY; the protein is encoded by the coding sequence ATGCAAAAGCCCCACCGTTACACTTATTCCGCATCCACTGTTCAGACACCCCTGCAAAAAGACGCTAAATCTGGCTCAGAGGCTTTTTTAGCCTCATTAACAATTCTTCTTCCAATGATTTTTGTCTTAATCGTAATAGGGTATAAGCAATATCGAGCTAGAGTTTTGCGTTCACAGGTTGCAAATTTAGAAAAACTCTGGAAACTCAGTTCATCCAAAGAAATTTATTAG
- a CDS encoding parvulin-like peptidyl-prolyl isomerase (IMG reference gene:2510093734~PFAM: PPIC-type PPIASE domain), with protein MSSLSTIACHLSHDNCHDLKVTFIRCKGDAIACNLIAINMSESGKSIMNLAVPNYQVSLLNEMPFVMQADIASSHILTLMMKYQILPQLKREMFIDQVIASVSYTREEILIAREQFYQQHHLISFEQQQAWMERHSLSLQDVDKLAIRQFGIEKFKRNCWNHVLEGYFYKRKPQLDQVVYSVLRATDWQTAFELFLRLEAGEASFADLVYSYSQGQEAQTGGLVGPVELGTLPSALARTLISNQLGQLLRPFRLGEWIVIVRLETLIFASLDEAMRQRLLDELFENWIQEQMM; from the coding sequence ATGTCATCTCTAAGCACTATTGCTTGTCATTTAAGTCATGACAATTGTCATGACTTAAAGGTGACATTCATTCGATGTAAAGGTGATGCGATCGCTTGTAACTTAATAGCTATTAATATGAGCGAATCTGGTAAGTCAATAATGAATCTTGCAGTCCCTAACTATCAGGTAAGCCTGCTCAATGAGATGCCATTTGTGATGCAGGCAGATATTGCTTCGAGTCATATCCTGACGCTAATGATGAAGTATCAGATCCTACCTCAACTGAAGCGTGAGATGTTTATCGATCAAGTAATTGCTTCGGTTTCCTACACTCGTGAAGAAATCCTAATCGCGCGTGAACAGTTTTATCAACAACATCACCTGATCTCGTTTGAGCAACAGCAAGCCTGGATGGAACGGCACTCCCTATCATTGCAAGATGTAGATAAGTTAGCGATTCGGCAGTTTGGGATCGAAAAATTTAAGCGCAATTGCTGGAATCACGTCCTGGAAGGATATTTCTATAAACGTAAACCCCAGCTTGATCAAGTTGTTTACTCCGTATTGCGAGCAACCGACTGGCAAACTGCCTTTGAACTGTTTTTACGACTCGAAGCTGGAGAAGCATCGTTTGCCGATTTAGTCTATTCCTACTCACAGGGGCAGGAAGCTCAAACAGGTGGTTTGGTGGGTCCAGTTGAGTTGGGGACTTTGCCTTCTGCCCTGGCTCGCACTTTAATTTCTAATCAACTGGGTCAGCTTTTGCGCCCATTTCGGTTAGGGGAATGGATTGTGATTGTTCGACTGGAAACGCTAATTTTTGCATCGCTGGACGAAGCAATGCGTCAACGGTTGCTAGATGAGTTATTTGAGAACTGGATTCAAGAACAGATGATGTAA
- a CDS encoding response regulator containing a CheY-like receiver domain and an HTH DNA-binding domain (IMG reference gene:2510093735~PFAM: Response regulator receiver domain; Bacterial regulatory proteins, luxR family) yields the protein MIRVLLVEDQEIVRRGLKTLLETKPDIQVIGEAGNGQQAIQVVETLHADEAIPDVILMDIRMPVMDGVAATQQICQKFPGAKILVLTTFDDSQYVSEALRFGAKGYLLKDTPSEELAEVIRLIDRGYTQFGPGILEKLMATTPVTEPEKPEELPPGLADLTMREREVLCMIATGASNREIAQTLYLSEGTVRNHISHILARLNLRDRTQAAIVANSFLSWLQSSQE from the coding sequence ATGATTCGTGTGCTACTGGTTGAAGACCAAGAAATTGTTCGCCGCGGGCTAAAAACATTACTGGAAACCAAACCCGATATTCAGGTTATTGGCGAAGCTGGCAACGGGCAACAAGCTATTCAGGTAGTGGAAACTCTACATGCCGATGAAGCTATCCCCGATGTTATTTTGATGGACATTCGAATGCCAGTGATGGACGGCGTCGCCGCAACTCAACAAATTTGCCAAAAATTTCCAGGAGCCAAAATTCTAGTCCTCACAACATTTGACGATAGCCAGTATGTATCTGAAGCTTTACGCTTTGGGGCAAAAGGTTATCTCCTCAAAGATACACCTTCGGAAGAATTAGCTGAAGTGATTCGATTGATTGATCGAGGGTACACGCAATTTGGACCAGGAATCTTGGAAAAATTGATGGCAACTACTCCGGTTACTGAACCTGAGAAACCAGAAGAATTGCCACCGGGACTCGCTGACCTGACGATGCGTGAACGAGAAGTTTTATGCATGATTGCCACAGGTGCAAGTAATCGAGAAATTGCTCAAACACTGTACCTGTCAGAGGGCACGGTGCGTAATCATATTTCCCATATCCTGGCACGACTTAACCTGCGCGATCGCACTCAAGCGGCGATCGTTGCAAACTCATTCCTCTCCTGGTTGCAATCCAGTCAGGAATAA
- a CDS encoding response regulator-like protein with receiver domain (IMG reference gene:2510093736~PFAM: Histidine kinase; Response regulator receiver domain; Histidine kinase-, DNA gyrase B-, and HSP90-like ATPase), translating to MTSSQLSKGDILLVDDTPDNLRLLSTMLISQGYDVRSVRSGSAALMGVQAQPPDLILLDINMPEMNGYEVCERLKSNSETLEIPVIFISALNEVFDKVKAFTVGGVDYISKPFQVEEVLVRVENQLKIRRLQLKLQQALDQERQLNQRIEELAALEERNRIARDIHDSLGHALVALNIQMETAIALWKDNPDKAYEFLVEAKQLGSNALQATRASVSGMRTNPLQGQSLEAAIAALAEEFCRTTGIQPECQIQLAKPLSSKISTVLYRIVQEGLTNIAKHANAASVQINLHSTETGLSLTIQDNGNGFQVDANRTGFGLQGMNERIAALSGKLSITSQPGSGCCITVLLPLESK from the coding sequence ATGACTTCTAGCCAACTCTCCAAGGGCGATATTCTGCTCGTAGATGATACACCTGACAACCTGCGGCTGCTTTCCACCATGCTGATTAGTCAAGGGTATGATGTGCGTAGTGTCCGCAGTGGTTCAGCCGCGTTGATGGGCGTGCAAGCCCAACCCCCCGATCTCATCTTGTTGGACATCAACATGCCAGAGATGAACGGTTATGAAGTTTGTGAGCGGCTAAAAAGTAACTCAGAGACTCTGGAAATTCCTGTCATTTTTATCAGTGCACTGAATGAAGTGTTTGACAAAGTCAAAGCCTTTACTGTAGGCGGTGTAGATTACATTAGCAAACCCTTTCAGGTCGAAGAAGTGTTAGTTCGGGTTGAAAATCAACTTAAAATTCGCCGCTTACAACTGAAATTGCAACAGGCGCTAGACCAGGAACGACAACTGAATCAGCGAATTGAAGAATTGGCAGCATTAGAAGAACGGAACCGCATTGCTCGTGACATTCACGACTCTCTGGGACATGCTCTCGTTGCCTTAAATATTCAGATGGAAACCGCGATTGCCCTCTGGAAAGATAATCCCGATAAAGCCTATGAATTTTTGGTAGAAGCCAAGCAATTAGGCTCAAATGCGCTACAGGCAACCCGCGCCTCTGTTTCAGGAATGCGAACCAATCCATTACAGGGACAATCGCTAGAAGCGGCGATCGCTGCACTGGCTGAAGAATTTTGCCGCACGACTGGAATCCAGCCAGAATGCCAAATTCAATTAGCAAAACCCCTTTCCAGCAAAATCAGTACTGTTTTATATCGGATTGTGCAAGAAGGGTTAACTAATATTGCCAAACATGCCAACGCCGCGTCCGTTCAAATCAACTTACACTCCACAGAAACAGGCTTATCGCTCACAATTCAAGATAATGGTAACGGCTTTCAAGTTGATGCAAATCGCACTGGCTTTGGGTTACAAGGTATGAATGAACGCATTGCCGCCCTATCCGGGAAACTCAGCATTACCAGCCAGCCAGGCTCAGGTTGTTGCATCACTGTTCTACTCCCGCTTGAGTCTAAATAG